The following proteins are co-located in the Paludibaculum fermentans genome:
- a CDS encoding GAF domain-containing sensor histidine kinase, with amino-acid sequence MKAVEHPEVLAEAAAGLSHQLQAHLQWMAELLAPHLAGLERKFLVQLKKQKLDPSQRESLASITPGAAAQCLAAGEPLSRFLEKVQYRGRRLAKLGLTPSSVVSALGEYDKLLSAELQKRCADQAANLGWVRNQLHFLVILSLNSAFYQVREGESQAFYELFRVEVESRTLDEMLPRFLAALLTYTGADEGRLYLLEDGQESWISRGTLPGEPQIVSLCTTPKVRRDLARPRCIEIGTDTKPMVLDKKWHRSFHTCWSVPLRADGKLRGVLQFAFRKSYEWMPREVELLSAAAERCWLAAEKARLLEDLARREEQVRRLAEHMVEVEESERRRISRELHDEAGQSLLCVRLQLEMIEQELPPEFEPWRKRMGEVREMTEHTIIEIRRLIAALSPAILDQMGLAPALRQLIGRFRNLHSAEVRLQLPRRLDLPKKMSIILYRLVQEIFNNIAKYSLATRVNLSVDSADGCLRMQVEDDGIGFDVEEAFSRRDCFGLSGLRERVALLGGALEVRSLRKAKTAESAGWSDLNQRREKAHSGRIGIDRSGTMIRVVLPLPPRNDGAERSKRTVQVG; translated from the coding sequence GTGAAGGCAGTGGAGCATCCCGAAGTTCTGGCCGAAGCCGCGGCGGGGCTCAGTCATCAGTTGCAGGCTCACCTGCAATGGATGGCGGAGCTGCTGGCGCCGCATCTCGCCGGGCTCGAGCGTAAGTTCCTGGTCCAATTGAAGAAACAGAAGCTGGACCCCAGTCAGAGGGAGTCGCTGGCTTCGATCACGCCGGGTGCGGCGGCGCAATGCCTGGCAGCGGGTGAGCCGCTGAGCCGCTTCCTGGAAAAGGTTCAATACCGAGGGCGAAGACTGGCCAAATTGGGCCTTACGCCCTCGTCGGTTGTTTCGGCCCTGGGTGAGTATGACAAACTGCTCAGCGCCGAACTCCAGAAACGGTGTGCCGATCAGGCCGCCAACCTGGGTTGGGTCCGCAATCAACTCCACTTCCTGGTGATCCTCAGCCTCAACAGCGCCTTCTACCAGGTGCGCGAGGGCGAGAGCCAGGCGTTCTACGAACTCTTTCGGGTTGAAGTGGAATCACGCACCCTGGACGAGATGCTGCCGCGGTTCCTGGCGGCCCTCTTGACCTATACGGGCGCCGACGAAGGACGCCTCTACCTGCTGGAGGACGGCCAGGAGAGCTGGATCTCCCGAGGGACCCTGCCGGGCGAGCCGCAGATCGTCTCTCTGTGCACCACTCCTAAGGTCAGGCGGGACTTGGCGCGGCCGCGCTGCATCGAGATTGGGACCGACACGAAGCCGATGGTGCTGGACAAGAAGTGGCACCGGTCGTTTCACACCTGCTGGTCGGTGCCTTTGCGAGCGGATGGGAAACTGCGTGGTGTGCTGCAGTTCGCTTTCCGGAAATCCTACGAATGGATGCCGCGGGAGGTGGAACTCCTCTCGGCGGCGGCGGAACGCTGCTGGCTGGCAGCCGAGAAGGCGCGCCTGCTGGAAGATCTCGCGCGGCGCGAGGAGCAGGTCCGGCGATTGGCTGAGCACATGGTGGAAGTGGAAGAGTCGGAACGGCGGCGCATCAGCCGCGAGCTGCATGACGAGGCCGGCCAATCCCTGCTTTGCGTGCGGCTCCAGTTGGAAATGATCGAGCAGGAACTGCCGCCGGAGTTCGAACCCTGGCGGAAGCGCATGGGCGAAGTGCGCGAGATGACGGAGCACACGATCATTGAGATCCGCCGTCTGATTGCCGCCCTGAGTCCGGCGATTCTCGACCAGATGGGATTGGCCCCGGCGCTGCGTCAGTTGATCGGGCGCTTCCGCAATCTTCACTCGGCGGAGGTAAGGTTGCAATTACCTCGGAGACTGGACCTCCCTAAGAAGATGTCCATCATCCTCTACCGGCTGGTCCAGGAGATTTTCAACAACATCGCTAAGTATTCTCTGGCCACTCGCGTAAACCTTTCCGTGGATTCCGCCGATGGATGTCTGAGAATGCAAGTCGAGGACGATGGTATCGGCTTCGACGTGGAAGAGGCTTTCTCCCGCCGGGATTGCTTCGGTTTATCGGGCCTTAGAGAGCGAGTTGCTCTGCTGGGAGGCGCCCTGGAAGTGCGCAGCCTCCGCAAGGCGAAAACCGCAGAATCGGCCGGTTGGTCGGACCTCAACCAGCGACGGGAAAAAGCACATAGCGGAAGGATCGGCATCGACCGGAGCGGGACGATGATCCGCGTGGTCCTTCCCCTGCCACCACGAAATGATGGGGCGGAGCGGTCGAAACGAACAGTGCAAGTTGGTTAG
- the sppA gene encoding signal peptide peptidase SppA → MKKFLLGILAGLVIAVVTGIVLTFAAVKFARRPPEPPKEAWLSLRLEGDLPEAPEVGAPIPALEDKSPMTVAEVWSVLRRAARDPKIKGVLFKPRGLTVGWGKIEEIRQGLELVRKAGKPVYAWLASPGTKEYYAATAADRIFLSPEDLVDLKGLRIEAAYYKGTLDKLGVEVEVEHIGKYKDAGDSYSRTSMSPETKESLNAVLDELFFRLCSTIGQSRHMTPEQVRALLDDGPFLAPNAKSRGLVDELNYESTVQQQLASAAHLSESQSIAARDYLKTMPELGGRKTKNIAYLVAQGDIVRGPIASLLGDERGINPQTMGRQLRQIGNDPTIRGVILRIDSPGGDAIASDEILDEVKKLSRKKPMVISMSDLAASGGYYIAMSGDPVVAYPGTLTGSIGVIYGKVNLKGLYTKIGVSKEILKRGRFADIDSDFQSLTPEGRAKLRESLQFIYDGFLKKVGEGRHKKPSEIDPVAQGRVWLGVHAQQKGLVDELGGLDKAIALLKKKADLAETDGIRLVPFPARRTWWDELFTKRDASGHGWGGGEGEASMLLRQLPVGVAPWLQGGVLRVMPFSLQIR, encoded by the coding sequence ATGAAGAAATTCCTTCTTGGGATTCTCGCCGGGCTCGTGATCGCCGTGGTCACGGGCATCGTCCTGACGTTCGCGGCGGTGAAGTTCGCTCGCAGGCCTCCGGAACCGCCGAAAGAGGCCTGGCTCTCTCTCCGCTTGGAGGGTGATCTGCCTGAGGCGCCGGAGGTGGGTGCGCCCATTCCGGCGTTGGAAGACAAATCTCCCATGACGGTGGCCGAAGTGTGGAGCGTCCTGCGCCGCGCCGCGCGCGATCCCAAGATCAAGGGTGTTCTGTTCAAGCCGCGCGGTCTCACCGTCGGCTGGGGCAAGATCGAAGAGATCCGGCAGGGGCTCGAGCTGGTGCGGAAGGCGGGGAAACCGGTCTACGCCTGGCTCGCGTCCCCTGGCACCAAGGAATACTATGCGGCTACGGCGGCGGACCGGATCTTCCTCTCGCCAGAGGACTTAGTCGACCTGAAGGGCCTGCGTATCGAGGCTGCCTACTACAAAGGCACGCTCGATAAGCTGGGCGTCGAGGTCGAGGTTGAGCACATCGGCAAATACAAGGACGCCGGCGACAGCTACTCCCGCACCTCGATGAGCCCGGAGACGAAGGAATCGCTCAACGCGGTTCTGGATGAGCTCTTCTTCCGGCTGTGCTCCACCATTGGACAGTCGCGCCACATGACTCCGGAGCAGGTGCGCGCCCTGTTGGATGACGGCCCGTTCCTGGCGCCGAATGCCAAGAGCCGCGGGCTGGTGGACGAGCTGAACTACGAGTCGACCGTCCAGCAGCAATTGGCTTCGGCCGCCCATTTGAGTGAAAGCCAATCGATCGCCGCCCGGGACTATCTGAAAACCATGCCTGAGCTGGGCGGCCGGAAGACGAAGAACATCGCTTACCTGGTGGCGCAGGGCGATATCGTGCGCGGACCCATCGCCAGCCTGCTGGGCGACGAGCGCGGCATCAATCCCCAAACGATGGGCCGGCAGCTCCGCCAGATCGGGAACGATCCGACGATTCGCGGCGTGATCCTGCGCATCGATTCGCCAGGCGGGGACGCGATTGCGTCCGACGAGATCCTGGATGAAGTGAAGAAGCTTTCCAGGAAGAAGCCGATGGTCATCTCGATGTCCGACTTGGCGGCCTCCGGCGGTTACTACATCGCCATGAGCGGCGATCCGGTGGTGGCCTATCCGGGTACACTGACCGGTTCGATTGGGGTGATCTACGGTAAGGTCAATCTGAAAGGGCTCTACACGAAGATCGGGGTGTCGAAGGAGATCCTGAAGCGGGGGCGCTTTGCCGATATCGATTCCGATTTCCAGTCGCTGACTCCGGAAGGCCGCGCGAAGCTGCGCGAGTCGCTGCAGTTTATCTATGACGGATTCCTCAAGAAAGTCGGTGAGGGGCGCCATAAGAAACCGTCCGAGATTGACCCGGTGGCCCAGGGGCGAGTCTGGCTGGGCGTGCACGCCCAGCAGAAGGGGTTGGTCGACGAACTTGGCGGTCTCGATAAAGCAATCGCACTACTGAAAAAGAAGGCTGACTTGGCGGAGACGGATGGAATCCGGCTGGTGCCCTTCCCGGCCCGCCGTACCTGGTGGGATGAGCTCTTCACCAAACGAGACGCTTCCGGGCATGGGTGGGGCGGCGGCGAAGGCGAGGCTTCCATGCTGTTACGCCAGTTGCCTGTTGGGGTTGCACCCTGGCTGCAGGGTGGCGTACTCCGCGTGATGCCGTTCAGCCTGCAAATCCGTTAG
- a CDS encoding efflux RND transporter periplasmic adaptor subunit, translating into MGAVLVVGGGTIASVKMSQRGIVSVQTGKAAKQDLTSLVTASGEIKPKNYVNIGANVMGRIVDINVKEGDRVHRDQVLARLEAVQAQADVQAQQAGLNSALADSSASEAGLKAMDENLRTSQAGIDRSKSELERARLDYERARQLFNEKLVAKQEFDSKKAAYDSAAATLRESEAKLSQMKAQREQTAAQLSGSQRRVTQSRATLSRFSDVLQKHNAVTPIDGIVTNLPVRVGETVVPGVQNSAASLIMTIADMSLITAEVKVDETDIVNVKLEQLADVTIDAIPNQTFKGHVIEIGNTAILRSTGLAASQSAVSSQEAKDFKVVIALDNPPTEIRPGLSCTAKVITATRQKALAIPIQALTVRQRGDLEPEAKPGNVQAATNADPDKQKKMKEELQGVFVVKNGAAEFREVKTGITGATDIEVLSGLKDGEEIITGSYKIIRTLRNQAKVKVDNKAPVKADT; encoded by the coding sequence GTGGGTGCCGTTCTCGTGGTCGGCGGCGGCACGATTGCCAGCGTCAAGATGAGTCAGCGCGGTATCGTTTCCGTGCAAACCGGCAAGGCGGCAAAACAGGACCTGACGAGTCTGGTGACTGCGTCGGGCGAAATCAAGCCCAAGAACTACGTCAATATTGGCGCAAACGTAATGGGCCGGATTGTCGACATTAACGTGAAGGAAGGCGACCGGGTTCACCGCGACCAGGTGTTGGCACGCCTGGAAGCCGTGCAGGCTCAAGCGGATGTCCAGGCCCAGCAGGCTGGATTGAACTCCGCGCTCGCTGATTCTTCCGCCTCGGAAGCTGGCCTGAAGGCCATGGACGAGAACCTGCGGACCTCACAAGCCGGCATCGACCGTTCCAAGTCCGAACTGGAACGTGCGCGCCTGGACTACGAGCGCGCCCGCCAACTCTTCAACGAGAAGCTGGTGGCCAAGCAGGAGTTCGACTCCAAGAAGGCCGCCTACGACTCGGCCGCCGCGACCTTGCGGGAATCCGAGGCCAAGCTCAGCCAGATGAAGGCGCAACGCGAGCAGACCGCCGCCCAATTGTCCGGCAGCCAGCGCCGTGTCACCCAGTCGCGCGCCACCCTCAGCCGCTTCTCCGACGTCCTGCAGAAGCACAATGCCGTGACGCCCATCGACGGAATCGTCACCAACCTGCCTGTCCGGGTTGGCGAAACCGTGGTGCCCGGCGTCCAGAATTCGGCTGCTTCGCTCATCATGACCATCGCCGACATGAGTCTCATCACGGCCGAGGTCAAGGTGGACGAGACCGACATCGTGAACGTGAAGCTGGAACAACTGGCCGATGTGACAATCGACGCCATCCCGAACCAGACGTTCAAGGGCCACGTGATCGAGATCGGCAACACCGCGATTCTGCGCTCCACCGGCCTCGCCGCCAGCCAGAGCGCCGTCTCCAGCCAGGAGGCGAAGGACTTCAAGGTGGTGATCGCCCTCGACAATCCGCCCACGGAAATCCGTCCCGGCTTGTCCTGTACGGCCAAGGTAATCACCGCTACCAGACAGAAAGCATTGGCTATTCCGATCCAGGCGCTCACCGTGCGCCAGCGTGGCGATCTCGAACCCGAAGCGAAACCGGGTAACGTTCAGGCCGCAACCAACGCCGATCCTGATAAGCAGAAAAAGATGAAGGAAGAGCTGCAGGGGGTGTTCGTCGTCAAAAACGGCGCCGCCGAGTTCCGCGAGGTGAAGACCGGCATCACCGGCGCAACCGACATCGAGGTGCTCAGCGGACTGAAAGATGGCGAAGAGATCATCACCGGCAGCTACAAGATCATCCGGACCCTGCGCAACCAGGCGAAGGTGAAGGTCGACAACAAAGCTCCAGTTAAGGCCGATACCTAA
- a CDS encoding sugar phosphate isomerase/epimerase family protein — MNRRELISMTAAAVAAPSLQAQSGSKRLPIRKAVLLGMLPKSLTIADKFALAKDCGFEAMECGTEDNQATAEEIKAASDKVKLPIHSVMNRDHWQYPLSSPDPTVVAKSVKGMETSIANAKLWGAQTVLLVPAVVNPEVSYKQAWDRSTAEIKKMIPLAAKSKVIIAIEEVWNKFLLSPIEFANYVDQFKSPWVKAYFDVGNVVLYGYPQDWIRTLGPRIAKLHLKDFKFAKRQAEFVNLRDGEINWKEIYKALEEIGYKGDATVELSGGDADYLKDVSKRVDMILESA, encoded by the coding sequence ATGAACAGAAGAGAACTCATTTCCATGACCGCCGCGGCCGTCGCGGCACCCTCCCTCCAAGCGCAATCAGGCTCCAAACGCCTGCCCATCCGTAAGGCTGTCCTGCTTGGGATGCTGCCCAAGTCGCTGACCATCGCAGATAAATTCGCCCTCGCCAAGGATTGCGGATTTGAAGCGATGGAGTGCGGCACCGAGGACAACCAGGCCACGGCGGAGGAGATCAAGGCGGCCAGCGACAAGGTCAAGCTGCCGATCCACTCCGTCATGAATAGGGATCACTGGCAGTATCCGCTGTCCAGCCCGGATCCGACCGTGGTCGCCAAGAGCGTAAAAGGCATGGAGACCAGCATCGCCAACGCCAAACTGTGGGGCGCCCAGACGGTCTTGCTGGTGCCGGCCGTGGTCAATCCCGAAGTCAGCTACAAACAGGCCTGGGATCGCTCCACCGCGGAGATCAAGAAGATGATCCCGCTCGCCGCCAAGAGCAAGGTGATCATCGCGATTGAAGAGGTCTGGAACAAATTCCTGCTCAGCCCGATCGAGTTTGCCAACTACGTCGACCAGTTCAAGAGTCCCTGGGTGAAAGCCTACTTCGATGTGGGTAATGTCGTCCTCTACGGCTACCCGCAGGATTGGATCCGCACGCTGGGCCCGCGTATCGCCAAGCTCCACCTGAAGGATTTCAAGTTCGCAAAGCGGCAGGCCGAGTTTGTCAATCTGCGCGACGGTGAGATCAACTGGAAAGAGATCTACAAGGCTCTGGAAGAGATCGGCTACAAGGGTGATGCGACCGTCGAGCTTTCGGGCGGTGACGCCGATTACCTGAAGGATGTCAGTAAGCGCGTGGACATGATTCTGGAAAGCGCATGA
- a CDS encoding ABC transporter ATP-binding protein — protein sequence MAKSILSLRGVTKSIDTGTHRVQILRGIELDIQEGEFVAIMGASGSGKSTLLGLLAGLDAPTTGTIHLDGEEISHLGEDALADLRGRKIGFVFQSYQLIPTLTAEENVLLPAELAGDVSSGAMARARQLLDTVGLEDRREHYPVQLSGGEQQRVALARAFMRQPPLLLADEPTGNLDSVNGRQVLDLLLSMNRQEGATLVLVTHDRDLATYATRIITLKDGAVVSDERKDAA from the coding sequence ATGGCAAAATCCATCCTCTCCCTCCGCGGCGTGACCAAGTCCATCGACACCGGAACGCACCGCGTCCAGATCCTGCGCGGCATCGAGTTGGATATCCAGGAAGGCGAGTTCGTAGCCATCATGGGCGCCTCCGGCTCGGGCAAATCCACCCTGCTGGGCCTGCTGGCGGGTCTCGACGCCCCCACCACGGGCACCATTCATCTTGACGGGGAAGAGATCTCACATCTCGGCGAGGACGCGCTGGCGGACCTGCGCGGCCGCAAGATCGGGTTTGTCTTCCAAAGCTACCAACTCATCCCCACCCTCACCGCCGAGGAGAACGTCCTGCTGCCCGCCGAACTCGCCGGCGACGTCTCCAGCGGAGCCATGGCCCGCGCGCGCCAGCTCCTCGACACCGTCGGCCTGGAAGACCGCCGCGAGCACTACCCCGTCCAGCTCTCCGGCGGCGAACAGCAGCGCGTCGCCCTCGCCCGCGCCTTCATGCGCCAGCCCCCGCTGCTGCTCGCCGACGAACCCACCGGCAACCTCGACTCCGTCAACGGCCGCCAGGTGCTCGACCTGCTTCTCTCGATGAACCGGCAGGAAGGCGCCACGCTGGTCCTGGTCACGCATGACCGCGACCTCGCCACCTACGCCACCCGCATCATCACCCTCAAAGACGGCGCCGTCGTCTCCGACGAGCGCAAGGACGCCGCCTGA
- a CDS encoding ABC transporter ATP-binding protein, whose translation MASAIIKEKNARGAELKQNNIVIRTYDLWKTYVMGDQEIHAVSGCDVEIKRGEYVAIMGPSGSGKSTLMNLIGCLDTPSKGDYYINGNLVSDMSDDELARIRNKEIGFVFQTFNLLPRATALHNVELPLIYSGIPAEERLERAKHALRITDLERRMYHKPNELSGGQRQRVAIARALVNDPSILLADEPTGNLDSATSVEIMALFERLHSQGNTIVLVTHERDIAEYAHRIITIRDGKVSRDEINPHPAATLNR comes from the coding sequence ATGGCTAGTGCGATCATCAAGGAAAAGAATGCCCGCGGCGCGGAGCTGAAGCAGAACAACATCGTTATCCGGACGTATGACCTCTGGAAAACCTATGTCATGGGCGACCAGGAGATCCACGCTGTTTCGGGTTGCGATGTCGAGATCAAGCGCGGCGAGTACGTCGCCATCATGGGACCTTCCGGCTCCGGCAAGTCCACACTGATGAATCTAATCGGCTGCCTCGACACACCCAGCAAGGGCGACTATTACATCAACGGCAACCTGGTGAGCGATATGTCGGACGACGAACTCGCCCGCATCCGCAACAAGGAAATCGGCTTCGTCTTCCAGACGTTCAACCTGCTGCCGCGCGCCACCGCGCTGCACAACGTCGAACTGCCGCTCATCTACTCCGGCATCCCGGCCGAAGAGCGGCTGGAGCGCGCCAAGCACGCCCTGCGCATCACTGACCTGGAACGGCGCATGTACCACAAGCCGAACGAGCTCTCCGGCGGTCAGCGCCAGCGCGTCGCCATCGCCCGCGCACTGGTTAACGACCCCTCGATCCTGCTTGCCGACGAACCTACGGGCAACCTGGACTCCGCCACCAGCGTGGAAATCATGGCGCTGTTCGAGCGGCTCCACTCCCAGGGCAACACCATTGTCCTGGTCACCCACGAGCGCGACATCGCCGAGTACGCCCACCGCATCATCACCATCCGTGACGGCAAGGTGTCTCGCGATGAGATCAACCCGCATCCGGCGGCCACTCTCAACCGCTAG
- a CDS encoding sigma-70 family RNA polymerase sigma factor, producing MRRRSARPVLIRESRQERRDRVVMEHLPLVKAIAVRVHESLPVHVELDDLVHAGILGLFDAATKYNPEKKVVFSSYAKHRIKGAILDSLRQLDWASRDLRRRHKQVEQITRDLCATLQRQPTEDELAAKMGVEVSRWRQMALDLRNVGLVSASTRAPENEDLPAPEFPSKPETQPDSMCAREQMKEKLEIAMAVLPERYKKVVVLYYTNEMTMKEIGGVLGINESRVSQIHKSALEKMAVVLQSSGINSSHAF from the coding sequence GTGAGGAGAAGATCCGCGAGACCTGTCCTGATCAGGGAATCGCGGCAAGAGCGGCGGGATCGTGTAGTAATGGAACATCTTCCTCTAGTGAAGGCGATTGCGGTTCGCGTTCACGAGAGCCTGCCCGTCCATGTGGAACTCGACGACCTGGTGCATGCCGGGATTCTCGGGCTGTTCGATGCAGCCACCAAATACAACCCCGAGAAGAAGGTCGTGTTCTCCAGCTACGCCAAGCACCGGATCAAGGGTGCAATCCTGGATAGCCTTCGCCAGTTAGACTGGGCCTCCCGCGACCTCCGCCGCCGCCACAAGCAAGTGGAACAGATCACTCGCGACCTCTGCGCCACCCTGCAGCGCCAACCCACGGAAGATGAACTCGCCGCCAAGATGGGCGTCGAAGTCTCCCGCTGGCGGCAGATGGCTCTCGACCTTCGCAACGTCGGCCTCGTTTCCGCCTCCACCCGCGCTCCTGAGAATGAAGACCTGCCCGCCCCCGAATTCCCCAGCAAGCCCGAAACTCAACCTGACTCCATGTGCGCACGTGAGCAGATGAAGGAAAAGCTGGAAATCGCCATGGCCGTCCTGCCGGAGCGGTACAAGAAGGTCGTCGTCCTCTATTACACCAACGAGATGACGATGAAGGAGATCGGCGGCGTCCTCGGCATCAACGAGAGCCGCGTTTCCCAGATCCACAAGTCCGCCCTCGAGAAAATGGCCGTCGTGCTGCAAAGCAGCGGCATCAACTCCAGCCACGCCTTCTAA
- a CDS encoding response regulator has protein sequence MAKIRILLADDHTLFRQGIRQLISNEPDMEVIGEAANGSDAVDKAAELRPDLVLMDIGMPGLSSFEATRQMKKNRPETKVLILTMYDDEDYLVEGMEVGANGYVLKDSPANQLTSAIRDVCRGGSYLSPRMLSQLVDDFRSRIKSANRLPRFATLTTREREVLKLLAEGNSVKEIACDLNLSVKTVEAHKFNLMRKLDIHNKAQLVQYAIQKKIIKIPNLA, from the coding sequence ATGGCGAAGATCCGCATCTTGTTGGCCGACGATCATACCCTCTTCCGTCAGGGCATCCGGCAGCTCATCTCGAACGAACCTGACATGGAAGTCATCGGGGAAGCCGCCAATGGCAGCGACGCTGTGGACAAAGCGGCGGAGTTGCGCCCGGACCTCGTCCTGATGGATATCGGCATGCCTGGCTTGAGCAGTTTCGAAGCGACTCGCCAGATGAAGAAGAACCGGCCGGAAACCAAGGTCTTAATCCTCACCATGTATGACGACGAGGACTACCTTGTCGAAGGCATGGAAGTTGGGGCAAACGGTTATGTCCTGAAGGACAGCCCGGCCAACCAGCTTACGTCCGCCATTCGCGACGTTTGCCGCGGCGGCAGCTACCTCAGCCCGAGGATGCTGTCCCAGCTCGTCGACGACTTCCGGTCCCGCATCAAGTCGGCCAACCGCCTGCCGCGGTTCGCCACGCTCACCACGCGTGAACGCGAAGTGCTGAAGTTGCTGGCGGAAGGCAACTCTGTGAAGGAGATCGCGTGCGATCTCAACCTCAGCGTCAAGACTGTGGAAGCCCACAAGTTCAACCTGATGCGGAAGCTGGACATCCACAACAAGGCCCAACTGGTCCAATACGCCATTCAGAAGAAGATCATCAAAATCCCCAATCTGGCCTGA
- a CDS encoding energy transducer TonB family protein codes for MLESFQRYWHGDQEQLELLLDYGDQEQTRRRRLAACGAVLYQLAVILFALNAPGGAMRFHSGAEVHVDVRRSTPLIAPRNLPEFKVTQKEEQHKKPATEVDMAALMPKKAIIQPQSTPPGKPFTPPPGPAAAPVPRPQAVEAPKIEVAEQQAPPNVPAGLTPKLPTTPPPAAEPPKTNPFERVGGPQPGTSATQGVGRVAIAPPKTGVEEAIRAVAQGGGGHGVMVGDIGGGGLGSLSEGRIQNPTPGRHGSSLELLSDPKGVDFRPYLIQVLAAVKRNWQAVLPESARLGRQGRTAIQFSINRVGGVPKLVIAFPSGTEALDRAAVAGISASNPFPPLPAEFTGTEIRLQLVFTYNMPR; via the coding sequence ATGCTCGAGTCATTCCAACGGTACTGGCACGGCGACCAGGAGCAGCTAGAACTGCTTCTGGACTACGGTGACCAGGAGCAAACCCGGCGCCGCCGCCTGGCCGCGTGCGGGGCCGTGCTCTACCAGTTGGCGGTGATCCTCTTTGCTTTGAACGCACCGGGCGGTGCGATGCGGTTCCATAGCGGTGCGGAAGTCCACGTCGACGTCCGGCGCTCCACCCCGTTGATCGCGCCCAGGAACCTGCCCGAGTTCAAGGTCACTCAAAAGGAAGAGCAGCACAAGAAGCCGGCCACCGAAGTGGACATGGCCGCGCTGATGCCAAAGAAAGCGATCATCCAGCCGCAGAGCACTCCGCCGGGAAAGCCGTTCACCCCTCCGCCGGGGCCGGCCGCCGCTCCCGTGCCGCGCCCGCAGGCGGTCGAGGCTCCAAAGATTGAAGTCGCGGAACAACAGGCTCCGCCAAACGTCCCGGCCGGCCTCACGCCGAAGCTGCCCACCACTCCGCCCCCGGCAGCCGAGCCTCCAAAGACCAATCCGTTCGAAAGAGTAGGCGGACCCCAACCGGGCACCAGCGCCACACAGGGAGTGGGCCGAGTCGCCATCGCGCCGCCCAAGACCGGAGTGGAAGAGGCGATCCGGGCAGTCGCCCAGGGCGGCGGTGGACACGGTGTCATGGTAGGGGATATCGGGGGCGGCGGCCTGGGGAGCCTGAGCGAGGGCCGTATCCAGAATCCAACGCCCGGCCGCCACGGCAGTAGCCTGGAGTTACTTAGCGATCCCAAGGGCGTCGACTTCAGGCCTTACCTGATTCAGGTGCTGGCCGCGGTGAAGAGGAACTGGCAGGCGGTGCTCCCGGAGAGTGCACGGCTCGGGCGGCAGGGCCGGACGGCCATACAGTTCTCAATCAATAGGGTTGGTGGTGTACCGAAACTAGTCATTGCGTTCCCTTCTGGTACGGAAGCGCTAGATCGGGCGGCGGTTGCTGGCATCAGCGCCTCAAACCCCTTCCCGCCCCTGCCGGCGGAGTTCACGGGCACCGAGATCCGGCTCCAACTCGTTTTTACGTACAACATGCCCAGATGA
- a CDS encoding arylesterase produces the protein MRFHWRIYWVAVVLCVAACSKPEAKPEPAAGPAPAAAAQPAAQPVETDTRPVIVAFGDSLTAGYGLEPGLSYADFLQKQLDAKGYRYRVVNQGISGDTTDGGVTRVAEALRLKPAVVILELGANDGLRGLPVESTGANLTEMVDSFQKAGAKVVLCGMTLPRNYGQDYIRNFEKVFQELTRTRKLTTIPFFLDGVATRPELMQRDGMHPTAKGTEKVAGTVMKYLEPLLRK, from the coding sequence ATGCGCTTCCATTGGAGAATCTACTGGGTAGCAGTGGTGTTGTGTGTGGCTGCCTGTTCGAAGCCGGAGGCCAAACCGGAGCCCGCGGCCGGTCCCGCGCCAGCCGCTGCGGCCCAGCCCGCGGCGCAGCCCGTCGAGACCGACACACGGCCTGTGATCGTGGCCTTCGGCGATAGTCTCACTGCCGGATATGGCCTGGAGCCTGGGCTCAGCTACGCCGATTTCCTGCAGAAGCAGCTCGACGCCAAAGGGTACCGCTACCGGGTGGTGAACCAGGGCATCAGCGGCGATACGACGGATGGCGGGGTCACGCGGGTCGCTGAGGCTCTGCGGCTGAAGCCGGCCGTGGTGATTCTGGAACTGGGCGCCAACGACGGGCTGCGCGGGCTTCCGGTGGAGTCGACCGGAGCGAACCTGACCGAGATGGTGGATTCGTTCCAGAAGGCCGGAGCGAAGGTCGTTCTGTGCGGCATGACGCTGCCCCGCAACTACGGGCAGGATTACATCCGGAACTTTGAGAAAGTGTTCCAAGAGCTCACCAGGACCAGGAAGCTGACGACGATCCCCTTCTTTCTGGATGGTGTGGCGACCAGGCCGGAACTGATGCAGAGAGACGGGATGCACCCCACGGCGAAGGGAACTGAGAAGGTGGCGGGGACGGTGATGAAGTATCTCGAGCCGTTGCTGAGGAAGTAG